One segment of Streptosporangium brasiliense DNA contains the following:
- a CDS encoding ABC transporter ATP-binding protein: protein MAATGEPILEVRDLVKHFPLNQGIVMKKQIGAIKAVDGVSFDLRRGETLGIVGESGCGKSTLAKLLMALERPTSGSVRINGREIAQARGGELKRVRRNIQMVMQDPYTSLNPRMTVGDIIGEPYEIHQDVVPKGDRRRKVQELLEVVGLNPDHVNRYPHQFSGGQRQRIGIARGLALQPEIIVCDEPVSALDVSIQAQVINLLERLQNEFDLAYIFIAHDLSVVRHISDRVGVMYLGKMVELGKDTEIYDRPAHPYTQALLSAVPLPDPEGRERRERIILQGDPPSPANPPSGCRFRTRCWKAQDICAEQEPLLQIRPGTAHASACHFAETHDVVHV from the coding sequence ATGGCAGCCACGGGTGAGCCGATCCTTGAGGTCCGCGACCTGGTCAAGCACTTCCCGCTGAACCAGGGCATCGTCATGAAGAAGCAGATCGGTGCGATCAAGGCCGTGGACGGGGTCTCCTTCGACCTGCGGCGCGGTGAGACGCTCGGCATCGTCGGCGAGTCCGGCTGCGGCAAGTCGACGCTGGCCAAGCTCCTGATGGCGCTGGAGCGGCCGACCTCCGGCTCGGTGAGGATCAACGGCCGGGAGATCGCCCAGGCCAGGGGCGGCGAGCTCAAGCGGGTCCGCCGCAACATCCAGATGGTCATGCAGGACCCCTACACGTCGCTGAACCCCCGGATGACCGTGGGCGACATCATCGGCGAGCCGTACGAGATCCACCAGGACGTCGTCCCCAAGGGGGACCGCCGCCGCAAGGTGCAGGAGCTGCTGGAGGTCGTGGGCCTCAACCCCGACCACGTCAACCGCTACCCGCACCAGTTCTCCGGCGGCCAGCGCCAGCGCATCGGCATCGCCCGGGGGCTGGCGCTCCAGCCGGAGATCATCGTCTGCGACGAGCCGGTGTCGGCGCTCGACGTGTCGATCCAGGCGCAGGTCATCAACCTGCTGGAGCGGCTGCAGAACGAGTTCGACCTCGCCTACATCTTCATCGCCCACGACCTGTCGGTGGTCCGTCACATCTCCGACCGGGTCGGTGTGATGTATCTGGGCAAGATGGTCGAGCTCGGCAAGGACACCGAGATCTACGATCGCCCCGCCCACCCCTACACCCAGGCGCTGCTGTCGGCGGTGCCGCTGCCCGACCCGGAGGGGCGCGAGCGGCGCGAGCGGATCATCCTCCAGGGCGACCCGCCGTCCCCGGCCAACCCGCCGTCGGGGTGCCGCTTCCGCACCAGGTGCTGGAAGGCGCAGGACATCTGCGCCGAACAGGAGCCGCTGCTGCAGATCCGGCCGGGCACCGCGCACGCCAGCGCCTGCCACTTCGCCGAGACCCACGACGTGGTGCACGTCTAG